The proteins below are encoded in one region of Clostridia bacterium:
- a CDS encoding Crp/Fnr family transcriptional regulator, which yields MAVKPSVPQKKTRKSIRRTPVLAAATTPKVVLRPVVSEPVAAFDPRVLLAKLSSGKSSREYKEAESIFLQGDPADAVFYIQRGKVKLTVVSKRGKEAVVAILAENSFFGEGCLAGQPLRMSTANSAQRSTILRVEKKIMLNLLHQDPEFTERFLTYLLSRNIRMEADLVDHLFNSSEKRLARLLLLLANFGQESKPIPLIAKMSQETLADMIGTTRSRVSFFLNRFRDLGFIDYNGEGMNVHSSLVSVVLHD from the coding sequence ATGGCCGTCAAACCATCTGTTCCCCAAAAGAAAACGAGAAAAAGCATCAGGCGAACGCCTGTGCTTGCTGCTGCCACAACTCCCAAAGTGGTACTGCGTCCTGTTGTGAGCGAACCGGTTGCCGCATTCGATCCGCGCGTTCTGCTGGCGAAACTCTCGTCGGGTAAGTCAAGCCGGGAGTACAAAGAGGCCGAATCGATATTCTTGCAAGGTGATCCCGCGGATGCGGTGTTCTACATTCAGCGCGGCAAAGTTAAGCTCACGGTAGTCTCCAAGCGGGGCAAAGAGGCCGTTGTTGCAATCTTGGCGGAAAATAGTTTCTTTGGCGAGGGCTGTCTGGCGGGTCAACCGCTTCGCATGTCCACAGCAAATTCGGCCCAGCGGAGCACCATCCTGCGGGTGGAGAAGAAGATCATGTTAAACCTTCTCCATCAGGACCCCGAGTTCACTGAACGGTTTCTAACCTACCTGCTTTCTCGCAACATTCGCATGGAAGCGGATCTCGTGGATCACCTCTTCAACTCCAGCGAAAAGCGACTTGCCCGCCTTCTGCTGCTGCTCGCCAACTTTGGCCAGGAATCGAAACCGATACCCCTCATCGCGAAGATGAGCCAGGAAACGCTTGCGGACATGATCGGCACAACTCGTTCGCGCGTCAGTTTTTTCCTCAATCGGTTCAGGGATCTCGGCTTCATTGACTACAACGGCGAGGGCATGAACGTGCACAGTTCGCTGGTCAGCGTCGTACTCCACGACTAG
- a CDS encoding response regulator codes for MSNALKNQILVVDDEPTIRQSMTMLLGSAGYEVSTAEHGFDALLQLKKSIPDVILSDLNMPQMSGFEFLSIVRRRFPEIPVIAISGAYLSGDQVPGGVIADAFYSKGQHHPEELLRTVAELIRTTVERAISRQRTSAPVWIPRNGKDSSGVPFIVLTCTECLRSFPLSVLQQGLQEIQETHCLFCDTPVRYVIDFSIDVASPTRAAGIFD; via the coding sequence ATGAGCAACGCATTGAAAAACCAAATACTTGTTGTCGACGATGAGCCAACCATCCGCCAGAGCATGACTATGCTGCTGGGCTCGGCGGGATACGAGGTCAGTACGGCAGAACACGGCTTCGACGCTCTGTTGCAGCTCAAGAAATCGATTCCGGACGTCATCTTGTCGGATCTCAATATGCCGCAGATGTCGGGATTCGAATTCCTCTCCATCGTTCGCCGCCGCTTTCCAGAGATTCCGGTGATTGCTATCAGCGGCGCCTATTTATCTGGCGACCAGGTACCTGGCGGAGTCATCGCCGACGCCTTCTACTCGAAGGGACAACATCACCCCGAAGAACTCTTACGCACGGTCGCGGAATTGATACGAACCACAGTTGAGCGGGCAATCAGCCGGCAACGCACATCGGCTCCCGTTTGGATACCGCGGAATGGGAAGGACTCCAGTGGAGTGCCTTTCATTGTGCTGACCTGCACCGAGTGCTTGCGGTCATTCCCATTGAGCGTCTTGCAGCAGGGCTTACAGGAAATCCAGGAAACGCACTGCCTGTTTTGCGACACCCCGGTAAGATACGTCATCGACTTCTCGATCGACGTTGCTTCTCCAACAAGGGCAGCCGGCATCTTCGACTGA
- a CDS encoding Crp/Fnr family transcriptional regulator, whose translation MAGNFPVAFNSVDLFKRVGDQATTWDLQTGEDIFAQGDKADAMFYVQSGNVKLTIASQGGKKAVTAILRKGDFFGENCLDRQAVRVATATAIQHSTISRVKRATIARIIRQEPAFAKLFISYLLTRIGRIEAGFVDQIFYSSEKRLARILLLLAGFGRQTKPEAVVAKVNQETLAEMVGTTRSRVSFFMNRFRIKGYIDYNGELRVHEALLKFLLQE comes from the coding sequence ATGGCTGGCAACTTTCCAGTGGCTTTCAATTCGGTAGACCTATTCAAAAGGGTCGGCGACCAAGCGACCACTTGGGACTTGCAGACTGGCGAAGACATCTTCGCGCAGGGCGATAAAGCGGATGCTATGTTCTACGTCCAGAGTGGCAATGTGAAGCTGACGATTGCGTCCCAAGGCGGCAAGAAGGCGGTGACTGCCATCCTGCGGAAGGGCGATTTCTTTGGCGAGAATTGCCTCGACAGACAGGCCGTCAGGGTCGCGACTGCGACAGCGATTCAGCACTCGACGATCTCCCGGGTCAAAAGGGCAACCATTGCTCGCATCATTCGTCAAGAACCTGCCTTTGCGAAGCTGTTTATTTCTTACCTCCTCACTCGTATTGGGCGAATCGAAGCTGGTTTTGTGGACCAGATCTTCTACTCCAGCGAAAAGCGATTGGCGAGAATCCTGTTGCTGCTGGCTGGCTTTGGGCGACAAACGAAGCCGGAAGCGGTCGTCGCAAAGGTGAACCAGGAAACACTCGCGGAAATGGTTGGCACCACGCGTTCCAGAGTGAGTTTTTTCATGAACCGATTCAGGATAAAGGGATACATAGACTACAACGGCGAACTTCGCGTGCACGAGGCTCTGCTCAAGTTTCTCCTGCAAGAGTAA
- a CDS encoding zinc dependent phospholipase C family protein, with protein MLHFSNSLLAVIKNWRLLAMRATSLVLVILMFSATSPAYSVLTHEEIVDLLWADEIRPLLLKRYPGLTEAQVTEAHAYAYGGAVIQDLGYYPFGSREFSDLVHYVRTGDFVQELLLQSKDVNEYAFALGALSHYASDIAGHPAVNQAVAIQYPKLMAKFGKSVRYAQDRPAHLKTEFGFDTVQVAKNRYASQQYHDFIGFQVSKSLLERVFPIVYGVELKDVLTHEDLAIGSYRYSVGSLIPHMTQVALRTHKKELMRETPNFARQKFLYRLSRSAYEKEWGKDYVRPGLGTRILSTLLRYMPKVGPFKGMAFNNPTAQTEDLYFKSINTTVDQYRAFLRQERAGTLVLANSDLDTGAPTRAAEYSLTDESYAKLLTRLSGGHFNKTSPELRANMLDFYSNTTLSIETKKDDGHWRGLLISVDELKQISPVPVAIVEAEQQSPTAPKVEVAPVATPAIVIGFVGGFINHNNPVHAEVQLAASLRKSYPTGVHVETFENRHGASARLRVLSLLDADHNGILSTSEKQNARIIIYGHSWGGSEAILLARKLQADGVPVLLTIQVDSVAKVHKDDSLIPANVLRAVNFYQTNGRLHGQSTIRAADATRTQIIGNFRFDYEPGDYNCNEYPWYDRVFSKGHTQIECDPSVWRQAELLIRADLPLRP; from the coding sequence GTGTTGCACTTTTCCAACTCGTTACTCGCCGTTATCAAGAACTGGCGCCTGCTTGCCATGCGAGCGACGTCGCTTGTTCTCGTGATTCTTATGTTCAGCGCCACTTCGCCCGCGTATTCCGTTCTTACGCACGAAGAAATCGTGGACTTGCTTTGGGCTGACGAGATCCGGCCGCTGCTTCTTAAACGTTACCCTGGGCTGACCGAAGCCCAAGTCACGGAGGCGCATGCCTATGCCTACGGGGGCGCTGTGATTCAGGATCTTGGTTACTATCCCTTCGGCAGTCGAGAGTTCAGCGACCTCGTGCATTACGTTCGCACCGGGGATTTTGTGCAGGAACTTCTGTTGCAAAGCAAGGATGTGAACGAATACGCCTTCGCGCTTGGCGCCCTGTCTCACTACGCCTCGGACATAGCCGGCCACCCGGCGGTCAATCAGGCTGTTGCCATCCAGTATCCGAAGTTAATGGCGAAGTTTGGCAAGTCCGTACGTTATGCGCAGGACAGGCCAGCCCACCTCAAAACAGAGTTCGGCTTCGACACTGTGCAGGTTGCGAAGAACCGATATGCCTCTCAGCAGTACCACGATTTCATCGGCTTCCAGGTATCGAAATCACTGCTCGAGAGAGTGTTCCCCATCGTCTATGGAGTGGAGTTGAAAGACGTGCTCACGCACGAGGATCTCGCGATCGGCTCCTATCGTTATTCCGTGGGTAGTTTGATACCGCACATGACGCAGGTCGCGCTCCGAACCCACAAGAAGGAATTGATGCGCGAGACGCCGAACTTTGCGAGACAGAAATTCCTGTATCGCCTTTCGCGCTCCGCTTACGAAAAAGAATGGGGAAAGGACTATGTAAGGCCGGGGTTAGGCACGCGTATCTTATCCACGTTACTCCGCTACATGCCCAAGGTCGGCCCATTCAAGGGCATGGCTTTTAACAACCCGACTGCGCAAACGGAAGATCTCTATTTCAAAAGCATCAATACGACAGTTGACCAATATCGCGCTTTTCTCCGACAAGAGCGCGCCGGCACACTGGTGCTGGCTAACAGTGACCTCGATACTGGCGCACCCACCAGAGCCGCGGAGTACTCGCTCACCGACGAGAGCTATGCAAAGTTGCTGACGCGTTTGTCAGGCGGACATTTCAATAAAACGTCGCCAGAGCTGCGCGCAAACATGCTCGACTTTTATTCCAATACCACCTTGTCGATAGAAACGAAGAAGGACGACGGGCACTGGCGCGGTTTGCTGATTTCCGTGGATGAATTGAAGCAGATCTCTCCTGTACCAGTTGCCATTGTTGAGGCGGAACAACAGTCTCCGACTGCGCCCAAAGTCGAAGTTGCTCCTGTCGCGACGCCGGCTATTGTCATCGGATTTGTCGGAGGGTTCATCAACCATAACAATCCCGTTCATGCCGAAGTGCAGCTCGCAGCTAGCCTGCGCAAGTCTTATCCCACCGGTGTGCATGTCGAAACCTTTGAGAATCGCCACGGGGCATCCGCTCGACTAAGGGTGCTTTCCCTCCTGGACGCCGACCATAACGGCATTCTCTCGACATCAGAAAAGCAGAATGCCCGCATCATCATCTATGGACACAGTTGGGGAGGTTCCGAAGCCATCCTGCTCGCACGTAAACTGCAAGCCGACGGCGTTCCCGTACTTCTCACGATTCAAGTGGATAGTGTTGCCAAGGTTCACAAGGACGATTCGCTGATACCAGCTAATGTCCTGCGGGCTGTTAACTTCTACCAGACCAACGGACGTCTACACGGCCAATCGACCATCCGCGCGGCCGATGCAACACGGACGCAAATCATCGGCAATTTCCGCTTTGACTACGAGCCCGGCGATTACAACTGCAATGAGTATCCTTGGTACGACCGCGTCTTCTCGAAGGGCCATACGCAGATCGAATGCGACCCCAGCGTTTGGAGGCAAGCGGAACTACTGATCAGGGCCGACTTGCCCCTTCGACCGTGA
- a CDS encoding DUF3309 family protein: MLGTILIVILILALFGALPRWSHSKNWGYAPTGGLGLILLIIVILLLLGRI, translated from the coding sequence ATGCTTGGAACCATATTGATCGTGATTTTGATCTTGGCATTGTTTGGCGCATTGCCGCGCTGGTCGCACAGTAAGAATTGGGGATACGCCCCGACCGGAGGATTAGGACTCATTCTTCTAATCATCGTCATTCTCCTGCTGCTTGGACGAATCTAA